One stretch of Armigeres subalbatus isolate Guangzhou_Male unplaced genomic scaffold, GZ_Asu_2 Contig2088, whole genome shotgun sequence DNA includes these proteins:
- the LOC134203749 gene encoding uncharacterized protein LOC134203749: MSSRSKEIPGLDSQRSSHCPVVREGPALGCNFCWNTRRILRRKTKYHCPECHTNLCIAPCFQEYHERQSAENPAPTSNDSGSACVYGVGGLYAKVDLRLSTFTFAELCHSLCFFLWTFIEEILTESIKPCKRANLNRSTNSMMKITETAPLPKLQSINSAAMGSV; encoded by the exons ATGAGCAGCCGATCGAAGGAAATACCCGGCCTGGACAGCCAACGGTCTAGCCACTGTCCGGTGGTACGGGAGGGTCCCGCGCTGGGTTGCAATTTCTGCTGGAACACAAGGAGGATACTGCGACGGAAAACCAAGTACCACTGTCCCGAGTGCCATACGAACTTGTGCATTGCGCCCTGCTTCCAGGAGTATCACGAACGCCAATCGGCGGAGAACCCTGCCCCCACCAGCAACGACAGCGGAAGCGCCTGTGTGTATGGTGTAGGTGGATTGTACGCAAAAGTGGATCTCCGATTGAGCACCTTTACTTTCGCGGAATTGTGTCAttctctttgtttttttttatgg ACATtcattgaagaaattttgacCGAAAGTATCAAGCCTTGCAAAAGGGCCAACCTAAACAGAAGTACCAACAGCATGATGAAGATAACAGAAACTGCTCCACTGCCAAAGCTACAGTCGATCAATTCAGCCGCGATGGGATCAGTTTAA